In the Campylobacter sputorum subsp. sputorum genome, TTTCAAATAAAACTCAACTTCTCTCAAACCATCATCAAAAAGTGATTTAACTATAAATTTAAAGCTATCGCTTAATGCAATCTCACTACCAACTTTTACCCTACCTTTGATATACGCACCAAAATTTCCATTTATAAGCGGTGCATTAAGAAGTATTTCTACTTTTCCGCCGCTACTTTTTACACCATAAGCCCTTGCTTTTACAACCTTTGTATCATTAAAAACAATAGAACACTCTGGCAAAATTTCTGGCAAATCCTTTACATGTTTATGCAAAATAGTGTCTTTTTTTCTATCATAAACAAGCATTTTCGCATTTTCTCTTGGTAAAACTGGCTCTTTTGCTATAAACTCTTGTGGCAAAAAATAATCATAACTAGATGTTTTTAATAAATCAATCATCTAAATTTTCACCATCTTTTTGTTCATCATCAGCAGTCTCGTTTTGAGTAGTTTTACATGTCCATTTTACAACAAGTATAGAAAGAACATACAATAAAACAAGCGGTAGAGCCATAAGAATTTGACTTATAACATCTGGCGGTGTAACAATAGCTGCAAAAACAAATATTATAATAATTGCATATCTAAAAAATCCAAGCAAAGCTTTATAATCAACAAGACCAATTTTTGCTAAGAAAAATGTAACAACAGGCAGTTCAAAAGATATCCCAAATGCAACAATTAGTTTTGTAAAAAATCCGACATATTCGCCAATGCTAGGAAGTGCTGTAAAAAGTTGTCCGCCAAAATTTATAAGAAATTTAAACCCTATCGGTATTACCACATAGTAACAAAAACTAGATCCTGCTATAAAGAAAAACGTAGCAAAAAAAACAAATGGCAAGACATATTTTTTCTCATTATCATAAAGACCAGGGGATACAAAAAGCCAAAATTGCCAAAAAATTATAGGCATAGAAACTACAAGTCCTGCAAAAAACGAAACTTTCATAGCTGTAAAAAACGGCTCTTGAACCTGAGTAAATATAATATCACTGCCTTGGGGCAAAATTTTAACTAATGGCGCAGTCATCCAAGAAAGGATCGGGTTCCAAAACGAAAAACATACAAAAAACATTACAAAAATGGACGAACAGCTTATAAACAATCTTTTTCTAAGTTCTAT is a window encoding:
- the tatC gene encoding twin-arginine translocase subunit TatC, yielding MFEDLKPHLIELRKRLFISCSSIFVMFFVCFSFWNPILSWMTAPLVKILPQGSDIIFTQVQEPFFTAMKVSFFAGLVVSMPIIFWQFWLFVSPGLYDNEKKYVLPFVFFATFFFIAGSSFCYYVVIPIGFKFLINFGGQLFTALPSIGEYVGFFTKLIVAFGISFELPVVTFFLAKIGLVDYKALLGFFRYAIIIIFVFAAIVTPPDVISQILMALPLVLLYVLSILVVKWTCKTTQNETADDEQKDGENLDD